A part of Corynebacterium lactis RW2-5 genomic DNA contains:
- a CDS encoding UDP-glucose dehydrogenase family protein — protein sequence MRLTVIGTGYLGATHAAAMAELGHEVLGVDVDPAKVEALSSGRVPFFEPGLPELLSKHVESGRLRFTTDYDEAAAFANVHFVGVGTPQVKGSYAADVRYVDAAITELSRRVVGKHVVFGKSTVPVGTATRLQQLGSKIVAERGLEDTSIEVAWNPEFLREGFAVKDTLEPDRVVLGLQKPGAIVDGAGREVEASAEAILRECFAPILERNTPIIVTDTATAELVKVSANAFLATKISFINAVSEICESTGADVTTLADAIGMDARIGRRFLNAGLGFGGGCLPKDIRAFMARAGELGADQALTFLREVDAINMRRREKAVDLVKESFGGSLLGHTVTVLGAAFKPDSDDVRDSPALSIAGSLSLAGAAVVVHDPQAMETAKRVFPTLDYAPTIEDALRNTEMVVVATEWKQFREIDPVWAKDLVKRAAVLDGRNCLPSQEWSDAGWDVTCLGRG from the coding sequence ATGCGACTTACAGTGATTGGTACGGGCTATCTCGGCGCAACACACGCCGCGGCGATGGCGGAGTTGGGACACGAGGTGCTGGGAGTCGACGTCGACCCCGCCAAGGTCGAGGCGCTATCCTCCGGCCGGGTTCCCTTTTTCGAGCCGGGGCTGCCTGAGCTGCTGAGTAAGCACGTCGAGTCCGGTCGCCTGCGCTTCACCACCGATTACGACGAGGCCGCGGCCTTCGCCAACGTCCACTTCGTCGGTGTCGGAACGCCGCAGGTCAAGGGCTCCTATGCCGCGGATGTTCGCTATGTCGATGCCGCTATCACCGAGTTGTCGCGCAGGGTCGTCGGCAAGCATGTGGTGTTTGGAAAGTCGACGGTTCCGGTGGGGACTGCGACGCGCCTGCAGCAGCTGGGCTCAAAGATTGTGGCGGAGCGTGGCCTCGAGGACACCAGCATTGAGGTGGCGTGGAACCCCGAGTTCTTGCGCGAGGGTTTTGCGGTAAAGGACACCCTGGAGCCGGACCGCGTGGTTCTCGGCCTGCAAAAACCGGGCGCAATCGTCGATGGCGCGGGCCGCGAAGTCGAGGCGTCCGCCGAGGCGATCCTGCGCGAATGCTTCGCCCCGATCCTCGAGCGCAACACCCCCATCATTGTCACCGACACTGCCACCGCCGAGCTGGTGAAGGTCTCCGCCAACGCTTTCCTGGCCACCAAGATCTCCTTCATCAATGCCGTCTCCGAGATCTGCGAGTCCACTGGCGCAGACGTGACCACGCTTGCCGACGCCATTGGCATGGACGCTCGCATTGGTCGTCGTTTCCTCAATGCAGGCCTGGGGTTTGGCGGCGGATGCCTGCCGAAGGACATCCGCGCGTTCATGGCGCGTGCCGGTGAGCTCGGCGCGGATCAGGCGCTGACGTTCCTGCGCGAAGTCGACGCGATTAACATGCGCCGCCGCGAGAAGGCCGTGGACCTGGTCAAGGAGAGCTTCGGCGGCTCCCTGCTGGGTCACACTGTCACGGTCCTGGGCGCGGCGTTTAAGCCGGATTCGGACGATGTCCGCGACTCACCGGCCCTGTCGATCGCTGGCTCGCTGTCGCTGGCCGGTGCCGCGGTGGTTGTCCATGATCCGCAGGCGATGGAAACCGCCAAGCGCGTCTTCCCGACGCTCGATTACGCACCGACGATTGAGGACGCGCTGCGCAACACCGAGATGGTCGTCGTTGCGACCGAATGGAAGCAGTTCCGTGAGATCGATCCCGTGTGGGCCAAGGATCTGGTGAAGCGGGCGGCGGTTCTGGATGGCCGCAACTGCCTGCCCAGCCAGGAGTGGAGTGACGCCGGGTGGGACGTCACCTGCCTGGGCCGCGGCTAG
- a CDS encoding ABC transporter ATP-binding protein: MSADLRQVAIRFEGVSKTFGAARRSSTLVIDAIDLDIPRDAITVLVGSSGCGKTTLLRMVNRMVDPTSGRVFVDGVDVAERDPVQLRRGIGYVMQNGGLMPHKTVVDNVATVPRLNGVPRRRARMKAMELLEVVGLEGSVGKRYPAQLSGGQQQRVGVARALAAESGILLMDEPFAAVDPIVRRELQAEVLRLQRELGRTILFVTHDIGEAFHLGDKVVLLQKGGHIAQQGTPDEFIEAPASDYVREFIDADSRQLRVDGSRVLDARGRVAGVLVDDPAATSPEAR, translated from the coding sequence ATGTCAGCTGACCTACGGCAAGTCGCCATTCGTTTTGAGGGCGTGTCCAAAACCTTTGGCGCGGCCCGCAGGTCTTCGACCCTGGTCATTGATGCCATTGACCTGGATATTCCCCGCGATGCCATCACGGTTCTCGTCGGTTCTTCCGGCTGCGGTAAGACAACGCTGCTGCGTATGGTCAACCGCATGGTGGACCCGACTTCGGGCCGTGTTTTTGTTGATGGTGTCGATGTCGCCGAGCGCGATCCGGTTCAGCTGCGCCGAGGTATCGGTTACGTGATGCAAAATGGTGGCTTGATGCCACACAAAACCGTGGTCGATAACGTGGCTACGGTCCCGCGCCTCAACGGGGTGCCGCGCAGGCGGGCCCGGATGAAAGCAATGGAGCTTCTCGAAGTCGTGGGGCTTGAGGGCAGCGTCGGCAAGCGGTATCCGGCGCAGCTATCGGGCGGGCAGCAGCAGCGTGTCGGTGTGGCGCGCGCTTTGGCTGCGGAGTCGGGGATTCTGCTGATGGACGAGCCCTTCGCGGCCGTTGACCCGATCGTGCGGCGTGAGCTGCAGGCAGAGGTGCTGCGGTTGCAGCGCGAGTTGGGGCGCACCATCCTGTTTGTCACTCATGACATTGGTGAGGCGTTCCACCTGGGCGATAAGGTGGTGCTTCTTCAAAAGGGCGGCCATATCGCGCAGCAGGGTACCCCGGATGAGTTCATCGAGGCCCCGGCCAGCGACTATGTCCGCGAGTTCATCGATGCGGATTCCCGCCAGCTCCGCGTGGACGGGTCCCGTGTGCTCGATGCGCGCGGGCGTGTGGCCGGTGTGCTTGTCGACGACCCCGCAGCCACGTCCCCGGAAGCGCGGTGA
- the dcd gene encoding dCTP deaminase: MLLSDRDIRAAIDAEGDARLGIDPFDPKMIQPSSIDVRLDKFFRVFNNSRYTHIDPKLPQEELTSLHEVGEGEAFILHPGEFVLASTLEFFTIPSHLAGRLEGKSSLGRLGLATHSTAGFIDPGFAGHITLELSNVANLPIALWPNMKVGQLALFKMSSPAEVPYGSGKLGSKYQGQRGPTPSRAYLNFRED, encoded by the coding sequence GTGTTGCTTTCAGACCGCGATATCCGTGCTGCCATCGACGCCGAGGGCGATGCCCGCCTTGGCATCGATCCTTTCGACCCGAAGATGATCCAGCCATCGTCTATCGATGTGCGCCTGGACAAGTTCTTCCGCGTGTTCAATAACTCCCGTTACACGCACATCGACCCGAAGCTGCCCCAGGAGGAGCTGACTTCTCTGCATGAGGTCGGCGAGGGCGAGGCCTTTATTCTGCATCCAGGTGAGTTCGTTTTAGCATCCACGCTGGAGTTTTTCACCATTCCGTCTCACCTTGCCGGGCGCCTGGAGGGCAAGTCCTCGCTGGGACGACTTGGACTTGCTACCCACTCCACTGCGGGGTTCATCGACCCCGGTTTCGCCGGACATATCACGCTGGAGCTCTCCAACGTCGCGAACCTCCCCATCGCCCTGTGGCCGAACATGAAGGTCGGTCAGCTGGCGCTATTCAAGATGTCCTCGCCGGCCGAGGTTCCCTATGGCTCGGGCAAGTTGGGTTCAAAGTACCAGGGCCAGCGCGGTCCGACACCGTCGCGCGCATATCTGAACTTCCGGGAAGATTAA
- a CDS encoding YibE/F family protein: MRHNPLLARRILATVLTIAGIATFLALVGLWPSGEAPKPQPGFLESQSTAAESVTGTVVEHTSGTCSSPDVGRVFTDQPRLSPSSVGLPTPPTAPRVPGNPGAQEQDCQLSVVELTSGPDEGKKTLLETSGMPGEVELAKGDKIVLAIHKPSSEGIPGIPFGSGDPGSAGAVPAPMPAPMPSPGPAPEGVPAPPAAPTPGEGQTPEAPALPSPPAPEGAPAPEPADAPVPAPAPAPVAEVTPQQVSNVASTSTNTYTFLDLDRSVSIWLWLGAAVILIAVVGMTRGMLSLVGLGITLVAVLGFLVPALLRGGDPVALAITAGAAILFPVLFLVHGVNWKSASALAGTLTTMVLAALLANVAISSSQLRGLGNEDNLLIQLYLPEVSVTGLLMAGFIVGALGVLNDVTIAQASTVQELYDAAPKSRPIEVFRSAMKVGRDHIASMVYTLVLAYLGTALPLSILLSVSDRPLLQSLTSDVVATELLRSVIGAIALVLAVPITTFIAAHTIAPEGMKLPKRSRAASV, encoded by the coding sequence ATGCGCCATAATCCTCTACTCGCGCGCAGAATCTTGGCGACTGTCCTAACCATTGCCGGCATCGCAACATTTCTCGCCCTCGTCGGCCTCTGGCCCTCAGGCGAGGCACCAAAGCCGCAGCCGGGGTTCCTCGAATCCCAATCGACTGCCGCCGAATCCGTCACGGGCACCGTCGTCGAGCACACTTCCGGCACCTGCTCCTCACCGGACGTGGGTCGCGTATTCACAGATCAGCCCCGCCTTTCTCCTTCTTCTGTCGGCTTGCCGACGCCCCCTACCGCCCCACGTGTTCCCGGCAATCCCGGGGCACAGGAACAGGATTGCCAGCTCTCGGTTGTCGAGTTGACCTCTGGCCCTGACGAAGGGAAAAAGACCCTTCTTGAGACTTCTGGAATGCCGGGCGAGGTCGAACTTGCCAAGGGGGACAAGATTGTCCTGGCGATTCATAAGCCATCGAGTGAGGGGATTCCGGGAATCCCCTTTGGCTCAGGTGATCCAGGCAGCGCGGGAGCTGTGCCAGCGCCAATGCCCGCCCCTATGCCCTCACCGGGTCCGGCGCCCGAAGGAGTTCCAGCGCCACCAGCTGCCCCTACCCCGGGCGAGGGGCAGACACCGGAGGCCCCAGCACTGCCGTCCCCGCCCGCCCCAGAGGGAGCACCTGCGCCGGAGCCTGCGGATGCCCCGGTCCCGGCGCCAGCACCTGCACCCGTTGCCGAGGTCACGCCACAACAGGTTTCGAATGTGGCGTCGACCAGCACTAACACCTACACTTTCTTGGACCTAGACCGCAGCGTGTCCATCTGGCTTTGGCTGGGTGCCGCCGTGATTCTCATTGCCGTCGTCGGCATGACCCGCGGTATGCTGAGCCTGGTTGGTCTGGGGATTACCCTTGTCGCGGTACTGGGTTTCCTCGTTCCTGCGCTGTTGCGCGGCGGCGATCCGGTCGCTCTCGCGATTACAGCGGGCGCTGCAATTCTCTTCCCGGTCCTGTTCCTGGTACACGGTGTCAATTGGAAGTCTGCCTCCGCACTCGCGGGAACGCTAACCACTATGGTTCTGGCTGCGCTTCTCGCCAATGTCGCGATCTCGTCGTCTCAGCTCCGCGGCCTTGGCAACGAAGATAACCTACTGATTCAGCTCTACTTGCCGGAAGTCTCGGTCACGGGTCTGCTCATGGCCGGTTTCATTGTCGGCGCACTTGGAGTGCTCAACGACGTCACCATCGCGCAGGCCTCGACCGTGCAAGAGCTTTACGACGCGGCCCCCAAGTCTCGTCCCATCGAGGTCTTCCGGTCCGCAATGAAGGTAGGCCGAGACCACATAGCGTCGATGGTCTACACGCTTGTACTCGCCTACCTGGGCACCGCTCTGCCGCTGTCTATTCTGCTCAGTGTTTCTGACAGGCCACTGTTGCAGTCGCTGACATCCGACGTGGTGGCAACCGAGCTCCTGCGCTCGGTCATCGGCGCGATTGCTCTGGTCCTGGCGGTGCCAATTACAACCTTCATCGCAGCGCACACTATCGCGCCGGAGGGAATGAAATTGCCGAAGCGCTCCCGCGCAGCGAGCGTTTAG
- a CDS encoding ABC transporter substrate-binding protein: protein MKRVATSMVSRRGFLRGAAAAIVAGSVGSAGVLSGCSVSNLDPADPKNRDGQEIRIGSAMFPESEILARIWAYALMDAGLKAEVVPQIGARDVYLEALEEGSIDIVPEYAGNLASYFGDVPAGADSTAVQEALRRNLPQGFGVLAVAPAESKDAYRITRATSEKYGVKSLEDMAGLPGKIRIGGGPELAKQPFGPMGLTKYYGIEKDRMQLVGYGDAGGPLTIQAVAQGAVDMANIFTTTPLMDSSGQKVDLVTLEDPKRMILAQNVVALGRMDTVDDRVRKILGEVSENLTTADLVRMNERSSGEEKAGSALIARQWLDSSRMNGR, encoded by the coding sequence GTGAAGCGTGTAGCGACAAGTATGGTGAGCAGGCGCGGTTTCCTGCGCGGCGCCGCGGCGGCCATCGTTGCGGGCTCTGTGGGGTCTGCCGGTGTGCTGTCCGGCTGCTCGGTTAGTAACCTCGATCCGGCCGACCCGAAAAACCGCGATGGTCAGGAGATTCGAATCGGTTCGGCAATGTTTCCGGAGTCCGAGATTCTGGCCCGGATTTGGGCGTATGCACTGATGGACGCGGGACTGAAGGCAGAAGTAGTCCCGCAAATCGGCGCCCGTGATGTCTATCTGGAGGCCCTGGAGGAGGGCTCTATCGACATCGTCCCTGAGTACGCGGGAAACCTGGCCTCTTACTTCGGCGATGTTCCCGCAGGTGCGGACTCCACTGCGGTGCAGGAGGCGCTGCGACGCAATCTGCCACAGGGGTTCGGCGTACTCGCCGTCGCGCCAGCGGAGTCTAAGGATGCGTATCGAATCACCCGTGCGACGTCGGAGAAGTACGGCGTGAAGTCCTTGGAGGACATGGCTGGCCTGCCTGGGAAGATCCGCATTGGCGGAGGCCCGGAGCTCGCCAAGCAGCCATTCGGGCCGATGGGCCTGACGAAGTACTATGGCATTGAAAAAGACCGGATGCAGCTGGTCGGCTACGGCGACGCAGGCGGTCCTCTGACAATTCAGGCTGTCGCACAGGGGGCGGTTGATATGGCGAACATCTTCACCACTACGCCGCTGATGGACTCGTCGGGGCAGAAAGTAGATCTGGTCACGCTGGAAGATCCCAAGCGGATGATCCTGGCGCAAAATGTCGTGGCATTGGGCCGCATGGACACCGTCGATGATCGCGTGCGGAAGATTCTGGGCGAGGTGTCGGAGAACCTGACGACGGCGGATCTGGTGCGGATGAATGAGCGTTCCTCGGGGGAGGAGAAGGCAGGTTCGGCTCTAATCGCGCGACAGTGGCTGGACTCGTCGCGCATGAACGGCCGGTGA
- a CDS encoding ABC transporter permease → MSAGVTTLAQAVAADMNADAHDAEGYAVLRQAWEWLTSAASWRGDSGIAMRVAEHLGYTALATGIAVVLGVGLGMVVGHTGRGRGAVLGASGVLRAMPTLGLLTFLALIIPAGVTAALIPATIVLVILAVPPVLAATAAGFAAVDRATVDAARAVGFSTRQVVTSVELPLALPVLIGGVRSAWLQVLATATVAAYLGLGGIGRYLLDSLAVRDYGVMLGAALIVAVLSLLTDAIFALAQRLVTPRGVARGAAAETQRGSEQ, encoded by the coding sequence ATGAGCGCGGGAGTGACGACCTTGGCCCAGGCGGTTGCAGCCGACATGAACGCGGACGCGCACGATGCCGAGGGCTACGCCGTGCTCCGGCAGGCGTGGGAGTGGCTGACGTCGGCGGCATCGTGGCGCGGCGATAGCGGCATTGCGATGCGCGTTGCCGAGCACCTCGGCTACACCGCCCTGGCCACGGGCATCGCGGTGGTGTTGGGTGTCGGCCTGGGCATGGTTGTGGGGCACACCGGGCGCGGGCGCGGCGCCGTGCTGGGTGCCTCCGGCGTGCTGCGCGCGATGCCCACCCTGGGCCTTCTGACTTTCCTCGCCCTCATCATCCCCGCAGGAGTGACGGCGGCGCTGATCCCGGCGACGATTGTGCTGGTCATCCTGGCCGTGCCTCCGGTACTCGCCGCGACGGCCGCAGGTTTCGCCGCGGTCGATCGAGCGACGGTGGATGCCGCCCGTGCTGTCGGTTTTTCGACCCGGCAGGTCGTCACCAGCGTGGAGCTGCCCCTGGCTCTGCCCGTCCTCATCGGCGGGGTCCGCTCGGCGTGGCTGCAGGTCCTGGCCACCGCGACGGTCGCCGCCTACTTGGGGCTCGGTGGAATTGGCCGCTACCTGCTAGATTCCCTCGCGGTCCGCGACTACGGGGTCATGCTCGGCGCGGCCCTGATTGTCGCTGTTCTCTCCCTGCTTACCGACGCCATCTTTGCCCTGGCCCAGCGCTTAGTGACTCCCAGAGGTGTTGCCCGGGGAGCAGCTGCCGAGACGCAGAGGGGGAGCGAACAGTGA
- a CDS encoding ABC transporter ATP-binding protein: MKTLLTNLRALQTAEGRQRTTKFGAFMTLVGITDGLAILLLLPIIRRIGQGQSPGVVLLTLGIIALVGLALRYITTLLGYSIALDFLRSAHRIIGDKLATLPLGWFRPSRTGGLSSLVSDKFMQATEMFAHQSGIFIRESWVLITLTIGAFVWNPWIGLVFLFLAPVTIAVMRASSALKKYSSNQALPAGHELSSRILEFARNQPALRAAGRSENFAPLERALEADYRARYRELWLSTAAIVLSGLIVQLFVVAIIATTSWLAAEKSMAALTALAFIGIALRFSKTLENLSQAFLGLDSGRLALDETAKITGAHSLPEPTEPKHGDNSGSVEFDHVTFSYGDDTSATSVEADDIADASTAVPVLRDISFRVAPRTVTAIVGPSGSGKTTISRLVARFFDVDSGTVRVDGVDIRDMGTEALMSKLSMVFQDVYLFDDTLYNNVAVGRPSASREEVLRAADLAGVTEIANRLGWNTRVGESGGLLSGGERQRVSIARALLKDASIVLFDEATSALDGENEANILRSMAELRKHSTFIVIAHKLDTVQDADQIIVLSESGTIAEIGTHEQLYSAGGDYRRFWDRRNQASGWTLVR; the protein is encoded by the coding sequence ATGAAAACGCTACTGACAAACCTGCGCGCCCTGCAGACGGCCGAGGGACGCCAAAGGACTACAAAGTTCGGCGCCTTCATGACACTTGTCGGCATCACCGACGGGCTGGCAATTTTGCTACTTCTACCCATCATCAGACGAATCGGTCAGGGGCAGTCGCCCGGGGTAGTTCTTCTTACGTTGGGCATCATCGCCCTGGTGGGGCTCGCGCTGCGATACATCACCACGCTGCTGGGCTATTCCATTGCCCTAGACTTCCTCCGCAGTGCGCATCGCATCATTGGAGACAAGCTCGCAACCCTTCCCCTTGGCTGGTTCCGCCCCTCACGCACCGGTGGCCTGTCAAGCCTGGTCTCCGATAAATTCATGCAGGCCACGGAGATGTTCGCCCATCAGAGTGGAATTTTCATCCGGGAGTCATGGGTACTCATCACACTGACTATTGGCGCATTTGTGTGGAATCCCTGGATCGGTCTGGTGTTCCTTTTTCTTGCGCCCGTCACCATCGCGGTCATGCGAGCCTCCTCGGCCCTGAAGAAATATTCATCCAACCAGGCGCTACCTGCAGGCCACGAACTCTCGTCGCGAATCCTCGAGTTTGCTCGAAACCAACCAGCACTGCGCGCCGCCGGCCGCAGCGAGAACTTCGCCCCACTGGAAAGGGCGCTTGAGGCGGACTACAGGGCTCGCTACCGCGAACTGTGGCTGTCCACTGCCGCGATCGTCCTCAGCGGGCTGATCGTACAGCTTTTTGTTGTCGCTATTATCGCAACAACCTCTTGGCTGGCTGCCGAAAAGTCCATGGCCGCCCTCACGGCACTCGCCTTCATTGGCATCGCGCTGCGCTTCTCCAAGACCTTGGAGAATCTGAGCCAGGCCTTCCTCGGGTTGGATAGCGGCCGCCTCGCCTTGGATGAGACGGCCAAGATCACCGGTGCACACTCCCTCCCGGAGCCTACCGAGCCCAAACACGGCGACAATTCCGGATCCGTGGAGTTTGACCATGTGACCTTCAGCTATGGCGACGATACGAGTGCCACTTCGGTCGAGGCGGACGATATTGCCGATGCGTCTACCGCAGTGCCGGTACTGCGCGATATCTCCTTTAGGGTCGCCCCACGCACGGTCACGGCAATTGTCGGCCCCTCTGGCTCTGGAAAGACCACAATTTCGCGACTGGTAGCCCGCTTTTTCGACGTCGACAGCGGCACAGTACGCGTTGACGGAGTAGATATTCGTGACATGGGAACCGAGGCGCTCATGTCCAAACTTTCGATGGTATTCCAGGATGTCTATCTCTTCGATGACACGTTGTACAACAATGTTGCCGTCGGCAGGCCGAGCGCCAGCCGCGAAGAGGTTCTGCGGGCGGCGGATTTGGCTGGCGTAACCGAGATTGCCAACCGCCTCGGTTGGAATACGCGCGTCGGAGAGTCCGGTGGTCTGCTCTCCGGTGGCGAGCGACAGCGAGTCTCCATTGCACGCGCTCTGCTGAAGGACGCCTCCATTGTGCTTTTCGACGAGGCGACCTCCGCCCTCGATGGAGAAAACGAAGCCAACATCCTGCGTTCCATGGCGGAGCTTCGGAAACACTCCACGTTCATCGTGATTGCGCACAAGCTCGATACCGTTCAAGACGCTGACCAGATCATCGTCCTATCCGAGTCAGGAACTATTGCGGAGATTGGCACCCATGAACAGCTCTATTCCGCTGGCGGGGACTACCGACGGTTCTGGGACCGGCGAAACCAGGCATCAGGCTGGACGCTGGTGCGCTGA
- a CDS encoding response regulator, translating to MNILLAEDSGLLREGLAGLLRALGHEVVAVTDADELRAAAVASVFDVIVTDVRMPPAMRDDGLQAVHDLRKGNPEQAVVVLSQYVAASYLDRLLEHGSFGYLLKERVSDVEAFVKDLEEVRRGGTVVDPEVVTALISARESGIATLTPREREVLSLMAQGLSNREIERLLVLTAGAVSKHVANVFVKLGFLPGDDNRRVKAVLHWLRYEEIPSARD from the coding sequence GTGAATATCCTGTTGGCGGAGGACTCCGGGTTGTTGCGAGAGGGGCTCGCCGGCCTGCTGCGTGCGCTCGGTCATGAAGTCGTGGCGGTAACGGATGCGGATGAATTGCGCGCTGCCGCTGTGGCCTCCGTGTTCGATGTAATCGTCACCGATGTGCGCATGCCTCCGGCCATGCGTGACGACGGCCTCCAGGCGGTGCATGACCTTCGCAAAGGCAATCCTGAGCAGGCGGTTGTTGTCCTCAGCCAGTATGTGGCGGCCAGTTACCTGGATAGGCTCCTGGAACACGGCAGCTTCGGATATCTCCTGAAGGAGCGTGTCTCCGACGTGGAGGCGTTTGTCAAAGACTTGGAGGAAGTTCGACGCGGCGGCACCGTGGTGGACCCGGAGGTGGTGACGGCGCTGATATCTGCACGGGAGAGCGGTATTGCGACGCTGACCCCACGCGAGCGGGAAGTTCTCAGTTTGATGGCGCAGGGGCTGAGCAATCGGGAAATTGAACGTTTACTAGTACTGACTGCGGGCGCTGTGAGCAAGCATGTGGCGAATGTGTTTGTGAAATTGGGGTTCTTGCCCGGCGATGACAACCGCCGGGTTAAAGCAGTGCTGCACTGGCTGCGATACGAAGAAATCCCCAGCGCGCGAGATTAA
- a CDS encoding sensor histidine kinase, protein MKTKTSVKALAWSFILGVLFIPGLFVSLVFLPWIPLIARGADWISRCAAAWTGESVPPRQASRWFDVRQIGNLIVQLGTGFVALVAWLGGGFTSGVLYGAPFLVEQLQFFSWTVSDPAPKIAVSWGLATIVLALTLVIALGSGLLSLWFARVILAPSSEDVTRSRDILIDSFSGERHRIERELHDGPQQHLTALKLNLAAARIAKDPEGLKAALDAADENAAQALAQLRGVVRGIAPQVLYDNGLVSAVEELIAHSGVTVALNRDLGSEDAPDIGPLDETTALLAYHCVAEGLTNATRHGGADKVEVSITANELAPAMVSPLRTLTVRVQDNGRGLAELREEERRGVGKRAPGTGIAGLRERAVALGGTVELRRASGGEGGAELRMDLPIRPMK, encoded by the coding sequence ATGAAAACAAAGACAAGTGTAAAGGCCCTGGCCTGGAGTTTTATCCTCGGTGTGCTATTTATCCCCGGACTTTTCGTCTCGTTAGTATTTCTTCCTTGGATTCCACTGATAGCACGCGGCGCCGACTGGATTAGCCGTTGTGCTGCGGCGTGGACTGGAGAATCGGTGCCGCCGCGGCAGGCCAGCCGGTGGTTCGACGTGCGTCAGATTGGAAACCTGATTGTGCAGCTAGGCACTGGTTTCGTGGCTTTGGTGGCGTGGCTTGGAGGTGGCTTCACCTCGGGGGTTCTCTACGGTGCCCCGTTCCTCGTGGAACAGTTGCAATTCTTTTCGTGGACGGTATCTGATCCGGCGCCGAAGATCGCCGTCTCGTGGGGCCTTGCCACAATCGTTTTGGCCTTGACGCTCGTCATCGCACTCGGATCAGGCCTGTTATCGCTGTGGTTCGCGCGCGTCATTCTCGCCCCGTCAAGCGAGGACGTTACCCGCTCCCGAGACATCCTCATTGACTCTTTTTCCGGGGAGCGCCACCGTATCGAACGGGAGCTTCACGACGGACCCCAGCAGCACCTGACCGCCCTGAAACTCAACCTGGCTGCCGCCCGAATTGCAAAAGACCCGGAGGGGCTGAAGGCGGCCCTGGATGCCGCAGACGAGAATGCTGCCCAGGCCCTAGCGCAGCTTCGGGGAGTAGTCCGAGGCATCGCCCCGCAGGTTCTCTACGACAACGGCCTGGTCTCTGCTGTGGAGGAACTGATTGCGCACTCGGGTGTGACTGTTGCCTTGAATCGGGATCTAGGCTCCGAGGATGCCCCTGATATTGGCCCGCTCGATGAAACCACGGCGCTGCTGGCATACCATTGCGTCGCCGAGGGGCTGACCAATGCGACTCGGCACGGCGGCGCCGACAAGGTAGAGGTCTCTATAACTGCAAATGAGCTGGCGCCGGCGATGGTGTCGCCCCTGCGAACCTTGACCGTGCGAGTCCAGGATAATGGCCGCGGCCTGGCGGAACTGAGAGAGGAGGAACGAAGAGGCGTCGGTAAGCGCGCCCCTGGCACTGGAATCGCGGGATTGAGAGAGCGAGCGGTGGCGCTGGGTGGCACGGTGGAGCTGAGGCGGGCCAGTGGCGGGGAAGGCGGAGCTGAGTTGCGCATGGATTTGCCAATCCGTCCAATGAAATAG
- a CDS encoding ABC transporter permease, protein MIRWSWYPENFAQIAELTLAHVSLAVPPIVVAVLLSIPLGFAAARRSRFRAVISSGTGLLYAIPSLALFVMLPALLGTSVLSPLNVQVALAAYGVALMTRTATDAFGAVPSMTRDAARAVGYAPLWRVLGVELPLAGPVLLSGARVVSASTVSLVSVGSLVGVHGLGYFFTDGFNRSFPTEILAGVAGTAVVALVFDVVLVALGAIVMPWSRKAAVK, encoded by the coding sequence ATGATTCGTTGGTCCTGGTATCCGGAGAATTTCGCACAGATTGCGGAGTTGACGCTCGCGCACGTGTCCTTGGCGGTCCCGCCGATTGTGGTGGCGGTGCTGCTGTCTATCCCACTCGGGTTTGCGGCCGCGCGGAGGAGTCGGTTTCGCGCGGTGATTTCTTCTGGGACGGGCCTTCTGTATGCGATTCCGTCGTTGGCGCTTTTTGTGATGCTTCCGGCGCTGCTGGGCACTTCGGTGTTGTCGCCACTGAATGTGCAGGTGGCGCTGGCGGCGTACGGCGTGGCGCTGATGACCAGGACGGCGACGGATGCGTTCGGGGCGGTGCCGTCGATGACCCGCGATGCCGCGAGGGCCGTGGGCTACGCCCCGCTGTGGCGGGTCCTCGGAGTGGAGTTGCCGCTAGCCGGTCCGGTGTTGTTGTCGGGCGCGAGAGTCGTGTCGGCGTCGACGGTGTCGCTGGTCAGCGTCGGGTCTCTGGTTGGCGTGCACGGGTTGGGCTACTTCTTCACTGACGGCTTTAACCGCAGCTTCCCGACGGAAATCCTCGCCGGCGTCGCCGGCACCGCGGTGGTAGCGCTGGTCTTTGACGTGGTGTTGGTGGCGCTGGGCGCGATTGTGATGCCGTGGTCGCGGAAGGCGGCCGTGAAATGA